In Plasmodium brasilianum strain Bolivian I chromosome 1, whole genome shotgun sequence, a single genomic region encodes these proteins:
- a CDS encoding Cg2 protein produces MHINQNDGEDEYRDYQGISYGLILKKIVRRSINDWNLFCERVDDDSGENFDYLRSALIQYCRHMRECFLKILELDKFRERYKEINEIIKHIFELKECYEELKNKYQYDMYLCKLKSMNLQLNENNVLCALDLLSTKKYTRFPLLFKDILRNPTDFFLPSLDKNKIVILKKRIVDEFLINYYISKIPKDKVNFLFSDGIIELEIIDEVRIYLITDFFMCKIVKAEILFSSYINLHPSHNINLVNLLNHSIVQKQQKCFINLASQSGRLGGVSGDTGNAINEHSDNNNYFDSSSDSSGSGSNGSGSSSSGSSSSGGLNKWNTDQTNYVNGQTFESTVEKIVVQAEGSMHPVDTDKMLDEQDEWDKRSDQDDQDDHKPLAAMRKDGQDYAGMSAGEEKDDGSTSSVEEGVGGTGGTDRVDNPESEQEGSNFHFNFYNKERRGKTFKKHNVRYTNIHSIENHYKSDGEKGMKRDELTLCDIFYEIYKISHFYCSLQVLEFFKGCVNQYNSFNYSKKIFHIYKEYQHNSNTINSTSSSTNSSTNSSTNSSTSNSNSNNSNSNNIGNYVEFTPSCYNYNLNDKNCLLHLDIHLYNFELGKDMYKYFKKLPLINKNNEKNIILKFVLNNLNGNIKVFLWPFSYFKKKKSKIRKLTKIEREKHKKVEVEKEKETKREKEKVEEVEVKKESPPFDNILTYYEFCFCNFLKKKIRKAFIYNPAHIHLENWLTKVSNCVTYFLFSILKKFCTSHKKKNKRNKKNAHKKIAHDSRRSEISFDSNIINVHELILDYFFDLRHIERELRCFEEGVKEKRKMIKVRKQKLQEIDQMDKMDKIKIVSPFSGSKNSESGSNNKNCNTVDINKEPSDRSCCCKLASYVDIKNKLRIIYVKKPNGNIYIMRYKFYQQKIDLFMNTQNEKFFFKCHWDKIFIGVISLCYNLKLIIYIIYLLKYFSLYVYLYNLLKERFVNINPGNFCNFQFSKNEFFPNFFFHKIRLFDFLKKYDDYSSNIILAKFIEQFFSFIDFYFYLHSEVSNTCTNNNDEEMQKCMKRLIGESLLSNHENVSYQDGYCISVGSSQEGSDYSSVNGNKGRSISSVSSASGGVHTFCNKNEDFQEAPVNSSSVIGKGGVKYPTYRNKFFSVLFFTIYIQDNSVPLLLCILVEKYYIFQTYIVISFEGRSSNRSSSRKSSMNRYNNRNIDEKSKHFEKGDESNEEKEAPKNRFVIPLIHKKLSIKRKLDVYFDSVLDLVHNFSRMFTILNKISEVNFVCPVFRTHCSLSDELAREAAKKEAQETVQETVHGELHDAAQVSPHIVAGVRQNGKRKMADCMIHLVDEKYYELFIKRKKKRTFLDLQYFINKNSSNDSSDISKNYLNNYIENYMLRFHCSLEDDYYLNEVFMRMKEKSTYVFLLKILPCGSFFFKIPVKEKKFIKIKDFSVMKNKDVSLIHNNVVINMKIGRRGKGVKKGKVLKRENSGGKGSSSSSGGSSSGSGSSSGSGSSSGSGSSYGNSSDGYDNKSSVEGKGECEKKKCNSSRGALSWTHTKKDWVILKKFYLLVNDEFSSLNILHLFSVIIKSFSIMSLFSELYFIEKLFSPNISVPYCHLSNIGVMYFCSYNTDIACAINFNILNSRSDDIASNCAISGGAISGDAINDSAISGGAISGGAISGGAISGGAVHDSASHFLFCDDGKEKLIRSHSSTREKRNREVTTSKYLNFKVLLTDMMYIDISFNCAINCINEIFLKEKKNFYMYLKKSRSIFKVLKLICFTFEFHYNFYILVNKTNEHLNKIHFLNEITACKTFHLHYENLITVTLTYNDALQDHMKKKQLSFYIVLHPKHFSKIIIIPYFRCFYGGKPGGTYNDKFGGTYNSTSASTNSATNKDKDQRSQFSVNNFFKKEKFFQDIQRKQRSHPKEGSNSACSSKHKAEAKGAQAFIPYSNIIIDDLDEEDVLIYLFLKFCTIISIKRVGELHISKLSDDKYGGFCSSSSRCNLFRNSQGGEAGKEARNDLGNNLRTDAEAGENVYTRDSKMFEQYDMFISNIKYLFKIKNKIILSEVHFFPPTFLCSTLYSFIEFLRTLKTWVLLIRQLKIHYTDITVSSSKISNVFQYITALKRERAVSYKGKDEAQGIEEVKSEQHISNSKCDYKEMRENIFIHLVWFLYSTKIFYLEGPQLGEDKRFKRNYEFFLNKSCANPPGGKKREDSHLCPREEEADGSIGKCKKLRGEGRVPIGKEGEKEHKAWINRVMVEGEPFSRELINEELINEEPINEEPINEEPINEEPINEEPINEEPINEEPINEEPVNKEPINKEPINKEPINKEPINKEPINKEPINKEPIKTKDDENTKIEMKKKIHSDIWYLLNGDEVHVDDINLKKLTYMVNAYSFNYADIFLKKNTQKILIGKKFMQKVYSLRLWEFQNMNGFKGEKKSFNDHPSEIGNNPNDANVGHVSKMERGDHDELNLIHQLNNSPYFLNKVRKDEKGTKDVKNTKDVKDTKDVKDTKDVNNLNNLSCAGKKLISECDVHYLLHSVSIYFENVGETIDEKESWFYCNRNYGSNNNLQSGERKFILHDENILRENSKINVSLNLIYKYVRIWLSRMNYNSILSFFVIINEIIHDKKNICEFSSLIFNSVISYHEHLNFWLAEKPEALTMPFIETEFVIDEYSGNGEDRKKDSSEKGGVKTDDKFIEFVVPFTKEGEKKYMMLDEDSKNLDKSYGEIIPSHSTKNIINDNNTSNISNSVSNNVEGKDKRNEMNINNIEGKNISIHYKMRRYMPCPFKCTLIRTKEKVDILNKTNECISLTFHISSLPIKNLKEVYINNESFVKFLVSNKIDLNIAHQRIMKILQKYDLMPNYSLVASQTVLHLSTFELLVKNYNKDENVN; encoded by the coding sequence ATGCatataaatcaaaatgaTGGAGAGGACGAATACAGAGACTATCAAGGGATTAGTTACGGGTTGATCTTAAAGAAAATTGTAAGGAGATCAATAAATGATTGGAATCTTTTTTGTGAAAGAGTAGATGATGATAGTGGAGAaaattttgattatttaaGAAGTGCATTAATACAATATTGTAGACATATGAGagaatgttttttaaaaatattagaattAGATAAATTTCGAGAGAgatataaagaaattaatgaaataataaaacacaTATTTGAACTTAAAGAATGttatgaagaattaaaaaataaataccagtatgatatgtatttatgtaaattaaaaagtatgaATTTACAacttaatgaaaataatgttCTTTGTGCATTAGATTTATTgtctacaaaaaaatatacaagatTTCCATTACTCTTTAAAGATATTTTAAGAAACCCTACAGACTTCTTTTTACCTAGTCTGGACAAGAATAAAATAgtcattttgaaaaaaagaattgttGATgagtttttaataaattattatatatcaaaaatacCAAAAGAtaaagttaattttttattttcagaTGGAATAATTGAATTAGAAATAATTGATGAAGTAAGAATTTATTTGATTACAGATTTTTTTATGTGCAAAATTGTAAAAGCCgaaattttgttttcaaGCTATATCAATCTACACCCATCTCATAACATTAATCTGGTCAATCTATTAAACCACTCCATTGTGCAAAAGCAGCAAAAATGTTTCATAAATTTGGCTAGTCAGAGTGGAAGGCTCGGCGGCGTTAGCGGTGATACGGGCAATGCCATTAACGAGCatagtgataataataattattttgacAGTAGCAGTGATAGTAGTGGCAGTGGTAGTAATGGCAGTGGCAGTAGTAGCAGTGGCAGTAGTAGCAGTGGCGGCCTTAATAAATGGAACACCGATCAAACGAACTATGTGAATGGTCAGACGTTCGAGTCGACAGTTGAGAAGATAGTTGTACAGGCAGAGGGGAGCATGCATCCTGTCGACACAGATAAAATGCTGGATGAACAGGATGAATGGGATAAGCGGAGTGACCAAGATGACCAGGATGATCATAAGCCGCTAGCTGCCATGAGAAAGGATGGGCAGGACTATGCGGGTATGTCTGCAGGAGAAGAGAAGGATGATGGAAGTACTTCTTCGGTGGAAGAAGGGGTAGGAGGAACAGGAGGAACTGATCGTGTAGACAACCCCGAAAGTGAACAAGAAGGAAGTAATTTccatttcaatttttataataaagaaagaaGAGGTAAAACTTTTAAGAAGCATAATGTTAGgtacacaaatatacatagtATTGAAAATCATTACAAAAGTGATGGAGAGAAGGGAATGAAAAGGGACGAGTTGACCCTttgtgatatattttatgaaatatataaaattagtcATTTTTATTGTAGTTTACAAGTACTTGAATTTTTCAAAGGGTGCGTGAATCAGTATAACTCCTTtaattatagtaaaaaaatcttccatatatataaggaGTACCAACATAATAGTAACACCATTAATAGTACCAGTAGCAGTACCAATAGCAGTACCAATAGTAGTACCAATAGTAGTAccagtaatagtaatagtaacaatagtaatagtaataatattggTAATTATGTTGAATTTACTCCTTCCTGTTATAATTAcaatttaaatgataaaaactGCTTACTTCATTTAgatatacatttgtataaCTTTGAGTTGGGAAAagacatgtataaatattttaaaaaattgccattaattaataagaataatgaaaaaaatattattttaaaatttgttttgaACAACCTGAACGGAAATATAAAAGTGTTCTTGTGGCCATTTagctattttaaaaaaaaaaaaagtaaaataaggAAGCTAACGAAAATAGAAAGGGAAAAGCATAAGAAAGTGGAAgtggaaaaggaaaaggaaacgaaaagagaaaaggaaaaggtcGAGGAAGTGGAagtgaaaaaagaaagccCCCCTTTTGACAACATATTGACGTATTAtgaattttgtttttgtaatttcttgaaaaaaaaaattagaaaagcATTTATCTATAACCCTGCCCATATCCATTTGGAAAATTGGCTAACAAAAGTGTCCAACTGTGtgacttattttttattttccattttgaaaaaattctGTACaagtcataaaaaaaaaaataagaggaataagaaaaatgcacacaaaaaaatagCGCATGACTCTAGACGGAGTGAGATATCCTTTGACAGTAACATAATAAACGTTCATGAGCTGATACTGGACTATTTCTTCGATCTGCGCCACATCGAACGTGAGTTAAGGTGCTTTGAGGAGGGAgttaaggaaaaaagaaaaatgataaaagtgAGGAAACAGAAATTACAAGAAATAGACCAAATGGACAAAatggataaaataaaaatagtaagcCCCTTTAGCGGTAGCAAAAATAGCGAAAGTggaagtaataataaaaattgcaATACCGTCGACATTAATAAGGAGCCTTCCGATCGATCATGTTGCTGCAAACTTGCGTCCTATGTGGACATTAAAAACAAGCTAAGAATAATTTACGTGAAAAAACCAAatggaaatatatacataatgagatacaaattttatcaacaaaaaattgatttatttatgaacacacagaatgaaaaattttttttcaaatgtcATTGGGATAAGATATTCATAGGTGTAATTAGtttatgttataatttaaaattaataatatatataatttatttgttgaaatacttttctttatatgtatatttatataatttattaaaggagcgatttgttaatataaacccaggtaatttttgtaatttccaattttcaaaaaatgagttttttccaaattttttttttcataaaataaggctatttgattttttaaaaaaatacgacGATTATTCGTCAAATATTATATTGGCAAAATTTATTgagcaatttttttcttttattgatttttatttctacttACACTCGGAAGTGTCTAACACATGCACTAACAACAATGATGAAGAGATGCAAAAATGTATGAAACGTTTAATCGGAGAAAGTCTTTTAAGTAATCATGAAAATGTGTCTTATCAAGATGGTTATTGCATCAGTGTGGGAAGCTCTCAGGAGGGGAGCGATTACAGCAGTGTAAACGGGAACAAAGGTCGAAGTATTAGTAGTGTCAGTAGTGCCAGCGGCGGTGTTCATACGTTTTGCAATAAAAACGAAGATTTCCAGGAAGCTCCCGTGAACAGCAGCAGTGTTATCGGAAAGGGAGGTGTCAAGTATCCTACGTATcggaataaatttttttccgtGTTATTCTTCACAATATACATACAGGATAACAGTGTACCTCTGCTGTTGTGTATACTCgttgaaaaatattacatatttcaaACGTACATTGTTATTTCGTTCGAAGGTAGGAGCAGTAACAGGAGCAGTAGTAGAAAAAGCAGCATGAACAGGTACAACAACAGGAACATCGACGAGAAGAGCAAACATTTTGAAAAGGGGGATGAATCGAATGAGGAAAAGGAAGCTCCAAAAAACCGTTTCGTGATTCcattaattcataaaaaactTTCTATCAAGAGAAAACTAGACGTCTATTTTGATAGCGTGCTTGATTtagttcataatttttctcGTATGTTCACTATTTTGAACAAAATTTCAGAGGTTAATTTTGTCTGCCCCGTTTTTCGAACACATTGTAGTTTATCAGATGAACTGGCAAGAGAAGCGGCAAAAAAAGAGGCACAAGAAACGGTGCAAGAGACGGTACACGGAGAACTGCACGACGCAGCGCAAGTCTCACCACACATCGTAGCTGGGGTACGGCAGaatggaaaaagaaagatgGCAGACTGCATGATTCATCTTGTTGATGAGAAATATtatgaactgttcataaaaaggaagaagaagaggacTTTCCTAGATttgcaatattttataaataaaaatagttctAATGACTCAAGTGATATAAGCAAGAATTACTTGAATAACTACATAGAGAATTATATGCTACGTTTCCACTGCTCATTAGAAGACGactattatttaaatgaagtGTTTATGAGGATGAAGGAAAAAAGTACATATGtgtttcttttaaaaattctgcCATGtggttcctttttttttaaaattcctgtaaaagaaaaaaaatttattaaaattaaggaCTTCAGTGtgatgaaaaataaagacgTGTCCCTTATTCATAATAATGtagttataaatatgaaaataggTAGAAGAGGGAAAGGagtgaaaaaaggaaaggtACTGAAGAGGGAAAACAGTGGTGGAAAaggtagtagtagtagtagtggAGGTAGTAGCAGTGGAAGTGGTAGTAGCAGTGGAAGTGGTAGTAGCAGTGGAAGTGGTAGTAGCTACGGTAATAGCAGTGACggatatgataataaaagtaGTGTGGAGGGGAAGGGTGAAtgtgagaaaaaaaagtgcaaCAGTTCTAGGGGGGCACTGTCCTGGACACATACAAAGAAGGACTGGGTCATATTGAAAAAGTTTTACCTACTGGTAAATGATGAATTTTCAtccttaaatattttacatttattttcagTTATCATTAAATCGTTTTCCATTATGAGTTTATTTAGTgaactttattttatagagAAATTATTTTCACCAAATATTAGTGTTCCATATTGTCACTTGTCCAACATTGGCGTTATGTATTTTTGCAGTTACAATACAGATATTGCATGTGCTATAAACTTTAACATCTTGAATAGTAGAAGTGATGACATCGCTTCGAATTGCGCAATTAGTGGTGGTGCAATTAGTGGCGATGCAATTAATGACAGTGCAATTAGTGGCGGTGCAATTAGTGGCGGTGCAATTAGTGGCGGTGCAATTAGTGGTGGTGCAGTTCATGATAGCGCTTCACACTTCTTATTTTGTGACGATGGTAAGGAAAAACTAATCCGAAGCCATAGTAGCACAAGGGAAAAGCGAAATAGAGAAGTTACCACCtcgaaatatttaaattttaaagttCTTTTGACAGATATGATGTATATTGACATTTCCTTTAATTGTGCTATTAAttgtataaatgaaatatttttaaaggagaagaaaaatttttatatgtatttaaaaaagagtaGAAGCATTTTTAAAgtgttaaaattaatatgtttCACTTTTGAATTTCactacaatttttatattttagttaATAAGACAAATGAGCACTTAAacaaaattcattttttaaatgaaataactGCATGTAAAACTTTCCATTTGCATTATGAAAACCTTATAACAGTAACCTTAACATATAATGATGCATTACAGGATCATATGAAGAAGAAACAGTTGTCCTTTTACATAGTACTTCACCCAAAGCACTTTTccaaaattatcattattccTTATTTTAGGTGCTTTTATGGTGGCAAGCCTGGCGGTACGTATAATGACAAGTTTGGGGGAACGTATAATAGCACTTCTGCTAGCACCAATAGTGCAACTAATAAGGATAAGGACCAAAGAAGCCAATTTAGTGTGAacaacttttttaaaaaggaaaaattctTCCAAGACATACAAAGGAAGCAAAGAAGTCATCCGAAGGAAGGCAGTAACAGTGCTTGTAGCTCAAAACACAAAGCAGAAGCAAAAGGAGCGCAAGCATTCATTCCATATAGTAATATCATTATTGACGACTTAGATGAGGAAGATGTACTCATCTATTTGttcttaaaattttgcaCCATAATTAGTATAAAGCGCGTGGGTGAGTTGCACATTAGCAAGTTAAGCGATGATAAATATGGTGGGTTTTGCTCCTCTAGCAGTCGCTGCAATTTGTTTAGAAATTCTCAAGGAGGAGAAGCAGGTAAAGAAGCGAGAAACGACTTGGGGAACAACTTGAGAACAGACGCAGAAGCAGGGGAAAACGTTTATACGAGGGACTCGAAGATGTTTGAACAATATGACATGTTCatatcaaatataaaatatttgttcaaaataaaaaataaaattatattatcagAAGTGCATTTTTTCCCCCCTACATTTCTTTGCTCAACGTTATACTCCTTTATAGAATTTTTAAGAACATTAAAAACTTGGGTTCTTTTAATAAGACagttaaaaatacattacaCAGATATTACGGTAAGCAGTTCAAAGATAAGTAATGTGTTTCAGTACATAACAGCATTAAAAAGGGAACGTGCCGTTTCATATAAAGGCAAAGATGAAGCTCAGGGGATTGAAGAAGTCAAAAGTGAACAACATATCAGTAATTCGAAATGTGATTATAAGGAAATGAGAGAAAACATTTTCATACACTTGGTATGGTTTTTGTATAGtacgaaaatattttatttagaagGACCACAACTAGGTGAAGATAAAAGATTTAAGAGAAACTATGAATTCTTTTTGAATAAATCCTGTGCAAATCCTCCCGGTGgtaaaaaaagggaagaCAGTCATTTGTGTCCAAGGGAGGAAGAAGCGGACGGTAGTATTGGgaaatgcaaaaaattaagagGGGAAGGAAGGGTACCTATCGGAAAAGAGGGCGAAAAAGAACACAAAGCATGGATAAACAGAGTCATGGTCGAAGGAGAGCCATTCAGCAGAGAGCTAATCAATGAAGAGCTAATCAACGAAGAGCCGATCAATGAAGAGCCAATCAATGAAGAGCCAATCAATGAAGAGCCAATCAATGAAGAGCCAATCAATGAAGAGCCAATCAATGAAGAGCCAATCAACGAAGAGCCAGTCAACAAAGAGCCAATCAACAAAGAGCCAATCAATAAAGAGCCAATCAACAAAGAGCCAATCAACAAAGAGCCAATCAATAAAGAGCCAATCAACAAAGAGCCAATAAAAACCAAAGATGATGAAAATACTAAGATtgagatgaaaaaaaaaatacattcaGACATTTGGTACCTACTAAATGGTGATGAAGTACATGTAgatgatataaatttaaaaaaactaaCTTATATGGTAAATGcctattcttttaattatgctgatatatttttgaaaaaaaatacacaaaaaatattgattGGTAAGAAATTTATGCAGAAAGTGTACTCACTGCGATTGTGGGAATTCCAAAATATGAACGGTTTTAAGGGGGAGAAGAAAAGTTTTAATGATCATCCTAGTGAAATAGGTAATAACCCCAATGATGCAAATGTGGGACATGTTTCAAAGATGGAACGAGGTGATCACGATGAACTTAACCTGATACATCAACTTAACAATAGTCCATATTTTCTGAACAAAGTCAGGAAAGACGAGAAAGGCACGAAAGATGTGAAAAATACGAAAGACGTGAAAGACACGAAAGATGTGAAAGACACGAAAGACGTGAACAACCTGAACAACCTTTCCTGTGCAGGTAAAAAACTTATCAGCGAATGTGATGTGCATTATTTGTTGCATTCGGTTAGTATCTACTTCGAAAATGTTGGAGAAACTATTGATGAAAAAGAATCATGGTTTTACTGTAACAGAAATTATggaagtaataataatttgcaGAGTGGAGAAAGAAAGTTCATTCTACATGATGAAAACATTTTAAGAGAAAATTCTAAAATTAATGTATCTCTTAACTTAATTTACAAGTATGTAAGAATATGGCTATCAAGAATGAATTACAATAGcattctttccttttttgttataatcaatgaaataatacatgataaaaaaaatatatgtgagTTCTCTTCATTAATCTTTAACAGTGTTATATCATACCATGagcatttaaatttttggcTAGCTGAAAAACCAGAAGCATTAACAATGCCATTTATTGAAACTGAGTTTGTTATTGATGAATATAGTGGAAATGGAGAAGACAGAAAAAAGGATAGTAGTGAAAAAGGGGGGGTTAAAACTGACGATAAGTTTATTGAATTCGTTGTGCCTTTTACCAAAGAAGGGGAAAAGAAGTACATGATGTTGGATGAGGACAGTAAAAACTTGGATAAATCATATGGTGAAATTATCCCATCACATAGCacaaaaaacataataaatgataacaatACATCTAATATTAGCAATAGCGTTTCGAATAATGTAGAGGGAAAGGATAAACGTAatgaaatgaatataaataacattgAAGGCAAAAATATCAGTATACATTACAAAATGAGAAGGTATATGCCTTGCCCATTCAAATGTACATTAATACGTACCAAGGAAAAAGTAGACATTCTGAATAAAACAAACGAATGCATTTCTTTAACTTTTCATATATCATCCTTaccaataaaaaatttaaaagaagtttatataaataatgaatcaTTTGTTAAATTTCTCGTTTCCAATAAAATTGATTTAAATATAGCACACCAGagaattatgaaaattttgcaaaaatatgATCTCATGCCGAACTATTCTCTTGTTGCGTCTCAGACCGTTCTGCATTTATCAACATTTGAGTTACtagtaaaaaattacaacaaAGATGAAAACGTAAATTAA